A region of the Pseudorca crassidens isolate mPseCra1 chromosome 9, mPseCra1.hap1, whole genome shotgun sequence genome:
TCTAATTAGGCACAAGAGAATCAAAGGGCAACAACCAGTCATTGtttaggaggaaggaagggaaaaagaattgTTGCCGCTGCTTTTTGCACTTGCAAAACTTCGATCTTTAGTTGACTCAAGACTGGTGGGCCCAGCTGTGGGCGCCCAATACTAAGGGCTTTTGGTCCAACTCAGAGAATGAGTTTAGTCGTAGACTCAAATTAGGAATCCTGTCCTGAGGCCCCAGGTTGCCGGTTCAGTGCCTCTTCTCCCTGTGCACTCTGCATCCCCATGCTACATTCATGGACTGGTTTTGCTGACTCGCCTGCTTCTAGTGCTAGACTGTGGGGAGCTCCTTGTAGCTGAGtctgtctttttctctgtattcCCATGACTAGCACTGCGACTAGTACATAATATGCaattcaggtttttaaaagttgaatgcTTTCTTTCAACCTCTAAACAACTTCTAGTGCCTTTCACTGATGTTAGGAGCtatgaatatagaaaaatatagtaCCATCTGTAGTGGAGGCAGACTATCTTGGTGGTTAAGAGTGTGATCTCCAGTGCCATATCGCCTGGGTTCATACCCAAATCTGCCTCCTATTAATCATGTCACCTTGAGCAAGTTCCTCaagtgctctgtgcctcagtttctcacctgtaaaatggggataacaacagTAGCCATCTCgtagagttgttgtgagaattaaatgaatgaatatatatattatatatatataatatatatatatatgtaaagttctTGGAACAATGCCTGATACATTAATAAGTGTTATCTGTTATTATCCTGATTATTATGATATTATTGTTATTCAAATAAATTGGTGGAGAGTTTCCTGTCCTCTGCTCTCTCTAACAGCCCAGAACTTTCCTGGGGGACACCACAGTTGACAAGCATATGATTTGGTGGAACAAGGGTTGTGGCCAAAGATAtgtgaattaataaaatttaatccCAAGTAATGGAGCTTGAACCTGGAATCCCAGTCACCCCAGGATAAAGGCCCAATAAAGGCTCCACTGGAAGAACTAGCACCTTCCCTTATCCCCTCAGTCTTTAGACTCCTGAAGCCTTTAATATGTACTCTGTTCTTTCCTGGGAAATGGTGGCAGCAAGAAGGTAATTCCAGATTCAGATActaggagaaaaaaacaacactgcaacaaaaacaaatggggaaAAAGTTGAGATGTGCATACTATATGTTCATTTAGTGAAATGgatctttccttgttttcttcctgcaGGCTATTACTATCTCTTATCTGGTCTTTTCCAACTAGTCTTATACTGATTTTCATTGAGTCTCTAtatggcagtgattctcaactttgATTACACAATGGAATTACCTgggaaacttgaaaaaaaaatttgacacTCACACAGATTCTGATTTACTTTGTCTGGGATGTGGCCCAGGGAATTGGGATTTTAAACAGCTCCTCAAGTGATTCTATTGTTCtgtcaaggttgagaaccactgcctgaATGTTCATACAGATCATTGGGgactttgttaaaatgcagattctgattcagtagatctggggttAGGGTCTGagattttgtgtttttaacaaaTTCTCAGGTGATGTAGATTTTGCTGGTCCCTGGACCAGACTTTCAGTAGCAAGGAGAGCTACTCCAGGGCCAGCATGGTAAAATTATTCCCTTTGCCCAATATCATCATAGGTTTCCTATTATCCGCATAATAAGATGCCTCAGCCTGGCATCTTAGGCTGGCATCAGTCATTTAAGGTCCTTAAACATCAGTGGTCCCCAAATGTGACCAATCATCTGAAGATCTATGGGCAGATTTTCAAAGATACAGATTCCTGGGCGTCACACCAAGCCTACTAAAGCACAACCTTCAAGGTGCGGCCTGAACAAAGGGTATTTTGAAAACACTTCCCAAGTGGTCTAGATGGTCATGAAGGTTTAGGAGCTTCAGTATGCTTCCAATATACATTTCCAGGCTCATTGCCCATTCATTCaaccagcaaacatttattgcgCCTGCCTCTGTACCAGGTACtagggaaacaaaaatgaaaagagtgtGATCCTTACTCTTAAAGGGCTGGCAAGACAAATGACCCAAACAAGACTATTTATTATTTCCCAGACATGGCCTAAATGCTCACAATTCTGCTCAAGGTCTTCTCTTCTTAAGAATGTCTGGGCCTCTCAGCATCCTACCTTTGCCTGTCCTGATCAACCAACTCAGATGCTCTTTTTACCCCATTTGCATCTCCACACTTATGTTTGGTTACCTCTTCAAACTTACTTTCCCTGGTATTAAAACAgatccagagaggagagaggattaaCCCAAAGTGaggtaacaacaacaataattaaCATTCATATAACGACTTCCATGCACCAGCCATTGCTGTAAGCACTTTCCACATGAAAAGTGTGTAGAGTGCTTGCAATAACTTTATGagacagctattattattatccccattctacgAATGAGAAAACGGGGGCACAgaaaagtaacttgtccaaaaatACACAGTCAGTAACGGAGCCGGGTTTACCCTCAAGCCTTATACTCTACTGCCAAGTTGGTGACAGGGTTGACATGAGAAGGAATATGTAACTCTAATTTTCAGGCCTGAGCGCTTCCCTGGAAATTAGTTATTTGTGTGCTTGTTTCACAACTTAGACTCAAGCGTGAAGGCAGGGACTATGTCTTTCATCTCACACAGTGCCTAGCAGGGGTGcaagcacttagtaggtgctctaCAACTGGTTATGGGATGGGCTGTCCCATcgtggggggaggggatggataTTTATTCTACCAAACAgacaacaaacaaacacataagCAAGGGCAACAGCCTGCAGGTCTCACGTCACCACTAGGTCATCATCACCCCTCACCACCACCGCCCCGCCCCCTCAGGCCTGCGCGTAGAAGGAGGACCCTCCCGCCCGCTTTCTGAACAGTCTCTGGTCCAGCTCTGGCTGTGCGCTCCGTCCTCCCAGCCAGCAGGTGCCCCCAGACCACCGGCTCCTCCTCTGCAGCCGTCAGAGCCtcgtcctctctccctctttccgcTGCTTCCTGCTCCCGGGATCCGGGCCCTGAGCCCCGGGGCCGGGGTTCCCGAGGCTTCCCGGGGCGCTCGGCCAGGTAACTGCGCGGCGGGGACCGCCCGGTTCCCGCGGCCGGGATGGGCTCCGGACGTGGATGGCCCGGCCTGCGCGGTCCGCTGCGGGGGAAGGAAGCGGGCAgatggcctggcctggcctctgaGGGGAGGGGGTTCCTTCTGCCTTTGGGCGCCGGCGCGGGCGCCGGGTGGGATGCTGACATAGCGGTCCGGCTCAGGTGTGCCCAAGCCGGGCGTGACCACAGTGTAGGTAGGCGCGTCCGGGGGAGATGCGCTCCCGGTGCCTGCCAGGCGCCGAGGTTGCTGCTCGCTCCAGCCACGCCTGCTCCGAGGCCCAGAGCCAGGTGGGCCCGCCCAGCGCTCCTCCTCCCGAATCTGGCCCTGGACCGGGAGGAGCAAGGACAGGAGCCTTGGAATTCTGAGCTGGAACGGCCATCGGCCATCTAAATACCCTGTCATTCTTTCACCCAAAAGTGAAAAGCCGAAGCGCAGAGATggagtgactttcccaaggtcacagagttgtATCTGCCATTTATAAATGtccattcttttatttgtttgtaaATGGGCTACCGTGTCCTCTGTTCTGCCAGGGAATTAGGATTGAGGGAAGAGGACTCTAAAAATACTAATCGGCATATCCAAATGAGCTGATCCGCATTACTGGCCGGTGACCCTGGCCTTTAAAAGGAAGTGAGAGAGGACAGGTCTTTTCACTCTGGGTCCTTTGTACCTCTGGCCCTTGCTCTGAAAATTGGCCTGGATGTTTTACGAAATTATCTCAGAACTCCTTGTCAGAACTGGGCCGGATCATAGAGTTATTTtcaatccttttttctttcctttcttctctctctctctctgttttttttttttttaaactgagtctCAGGAGGTGAAAGTGAGTGCTCACACTCTTATGGCTATTTAGGGGCAGAGACAGAACTGGAACTCAGGTCAATGACTGACAACTGCTGTTTTCTAATCTGATTTCAGATGAAAGCTGTACAGCACTTGACCTTCATAAAGCCCTCTCTGGATAGCATTCTTGGGAGTGGCTTGTGTATTGAAGTGTGTTGGTCCACAGATACTATTTCACTTGTCAGAATAGGGTTAAGCAATAAGTGTAGCCATGCAGAAAATTCCTGCTGAGATGAGACAGATATCTGaaatgttttttacttttttatttgtaCTTTCAATAGAGGAGCTAGTGAATATTAATAAGGACATCTTGGCTATTTTCAGATTTTAGTCCTGTCTGACTATATTGACTCCATTACACTCATTCTTGTCCTGAAACATTTATCACCGGTAAAAATTTCAGTCAGTGGCTTTCtgacattgtttcatttttaactaaataattgtcttaaagatatttttatatcttaacAAAAACTCCCCACTTGTACCTCAAACTCCTGCTTCCCCCTTGGTCAGTCTTTGAGTTGGATTTCAGAACTGAATAGAACtaggagtttattttttttcccttccaaacTATTTAGGTCTTTGTTTAGTTCTGTCTTTAGGTTTACCTCAAGTTTTGATTTTGACTGATAAACCCATGATCCAAACCCAGACTTCAGTTGAGTTTAGTATCAGCTTAAAACCACATTAAACTGCCACATGTCATATAACTTCTAGCAGAGACCACAAGTGGTGGAGGTGTTTTTCCGTGAGGGCTTCTTATTGAGATTTTTGAAATATGAACACATTATCTAATACACATATTAAATTACTTGTGTATTGTAGTCCAAGGTCAGTCATCACTGGGAGGTTATTGACATTTACTCATCATAACAACATATACCATATTAGACCATCTGCTAACTCAGAATGCAGTTCCTGCTTTTCGGTTTACAGTTTTGACCAGTTATCTCTAAGGAACACGCAATCAGAAATACAGCCACGCTTCAGTAGAAGATTCTTGGCTCTGTAGATAAGGAAAAAGTGTTTCCGGGAAGGCAATATTTTTGTACTGTCTTAGAGTAGAAATGAAGACGTATACACAAAATGACCCAATGCTGTTTTCTTAGGGTgcatcctttgtttttctggttttggtcttTTCATCGTAGGATGGCCTTAGCTCTGTGTCTGCAGGCGCTGTGCAGCCTGGGGGGCTGGCTCTCGCTCTACATTTCTTTCTGTCGCCTGAATAATCACCGAAGCTATGAGTGGAGCTGCCGGCTGGTTACGTTCACCCACGGAGTCCTCTCGATAGGTCTCTCAGCTTATATTGGCTTCATTGATGGCCCTTGGCCTTTTACCCACCCAGGTAGGTGGGAGACATTAGAGAGTTTTCCCTTAGGAATTTATGATTTGGGGGTAGTCTTAGAAGGATGGGACTTTTCCACAGAATTTGTATAATACTGAAGAATATTGAAGAATAATTACTATTATAATGTGCTTTGGGAGTCTCCattcatcttcatttttaatgCTGATTTGTATGTGTCACCTATTGTTTCTGCTTTTCATAactctctatttttaaaacaaatcttaatTGCTTTTCACAATTTAATCGACCAAAATGTATAAATCATAAAGCTAATATCAACATCTACCACCAGCCCCAAACAGACACTAATGGACTGCATTAAACATACTTTTTGGTAACCTGCAATCTTTACTTGATTGTATATTCAAAGGACATCATCTTGCCATGTCTATATATATAGATCTTCCTTATCCTTTTCAgttgttatataatattgtgtTGTATGCATTTACTATCTTTTATTTAACCAATGCCGCATTATTTGGGGGCagctatattaatttttaagCTGCTAGATGTACTGATACAAGTGTTACTCCCTTAGAATACAAAACCTATATCCCCTTGaattagtttgctggggctgttataacaaaatactacagactgtgtagcttaaacaacagagattgattttctcacaattctggaggctagaagttcaagatcaaggtgttggcgggTTTGATTTCTTCCGAGGCTTTGCTCCTTTGCGTGCagagctgccttcttgctgtgtcttcacatggtctttcctttgTGCCTATCTACATCCTAGTCCTAATGTCCTTGTTTTATAAGAACACTACCCTAACATCcctattttaacttaatcacctcttcaaaggccctatttccaaatatattcacattttgaggtactggagtttagggcttcaacatacgaattttggagggacatagTTCAGTCCATAAGTTCCCtagaatatgattttttttaattccttagattctttctttttataatttctttagaTTCCCATATTGAGCTTCTGAAATTTCCCCCAAACTGTCAAACTGATAGGAAGCAACTCTTaagctttatattttatatgaaggCTCTTAATGGATTCAAAACATGTCAGGTCCTTGCACGCTATGTTCTTGGACATGGGAACATACTAACTTTTGGGGTTCTCTCCAGAGTCCACTTTCAAGACGAGTTAGGGCCACCAATGTCCAATAATCTAACCCATTAAGCTAAGAAATTAATCTGACATTTGGGACAGAAtaacttttccattatggtttattacaggatattgaatatagttccctgtgctataccttgttgtttgtccattctatatataatagttagcATCTGCTGCTAGTGGGAGAGAATAACTAAGAGTCTAGAAACAGAGCTTtagctggttaaaaaaaaagacaagaaagagaCTGTGTAGGATTTTaattgaaagaacaaaataactggATTTTATGCTGCTACACAGAGAGGATGCTGAGATAATTGCTGGTGCTTAAATCACTCATTGAGATCTGGTGCTTCAGAATAGCATTTCCTGGGCCCTGTAACATTGGTTTGATAAAGACCAAAGTTTTAGAttttagtgttttggttttttattttttggttcccTTTAAAAAGCACATGCCTGCAATTGTTTTCAGTGATAcagaaaagtttgagaaagagCAACCCAGGATCTCTGCGTAAGGTAGCACGATTCCCAGCCACTCAATTTGCTTCTGTCTTGGTTTATTTCAGGCTCACCCAATACACCTCTCCAAGTGCACGTTCTGTGTTTCACCTTGGGCTACTTCATCTTCGACTTGGGCTGGTGCATCTACTTCCAGTCTGAGGGGGCCCTGATGCTGGCTCACCACACACTGAGTATCTTGGGCATCATCATGGCCCTGGTGCTTGGAGAGTCAGGCACAGAGGTCAATGCAGTCCTCTTTGGAAGCGAGATTACCAATCCCTTGCTACAGATGCGCTGGTTTCTTCGTGAAACAGGCCATTACCATAGTTTCACTGGAGACGTGGTGGATTTCCTCTTTGCAGCTCTGTTCACTGGAGTGAGGATTGGCGTAGGAGCTCacctcctcttctgtgaaatggtcTCACCCAAGCCCAAGTGGTTTGTGAAGGTCGGGGGAGTTGCGATGTATGCTGTGTCTTGGTGTTTCATGGTTAGCATCTGGCGTTTTGCATGGAGGAAAAGCAGCAAGAAGTACCACACCTGGAGAAGCAGGCGGAGTGAGGAGCGGCAGGTAAAACACAATGGACTTCTCAAGACGCACTAGCCAAGGCTTGCTCCAGACAATGGATTGGGTTAAGTCAGCCACGGGAACCAGGTTGGAGATATGGCTGTTACAGAATCCTGCTTATGATGAGCTTAGGTTTCTAAAAAGGGCTAAATTTATCCATCCGTTTGGTCAGTCTTGGAGCGGGACACATCCCAGTATTAAAACACTAACTTCTGCAGCTGTGCAGTTGTAGAAAGTGAGACTACCAGCAGTAGTTGTAAGTCAGAACTGTGAGGTGAGCATGCTGCCTTCCTTTTAAGTTGTGGTGACCCTGGCTCCTTTGTCTCTGGGAGGCTTGGTGATCAGACAGCCTAGAAAGGAACTCAAAAAGCATTAGTGCTGTTTCTTCCTTATTCCTTTGAGAAGTGACTCCTTCAACAAATACTTCTTCCTACTTTCTGTGTAGCAGCTTAAAGAAATGCACCTCATTTACTATAAAGTGAGGAACTTTCAGGAAGATACATGCCTTTGGCATTCTGAGCattggatgaggaaattgaatgGGGGGACAGAAGGATGAGAGAAGGATGTGGGTGCAACCGTGACGGTGGGGGTGGGGCTACTTACTGAGCCTCCCTATACCATATACTTGGTATATACCATAAAGGACTCCCTGTACTTGGGGGTCCCAAGATCACCCTCAGGCTTGGTGCAGtggactcacaggactcagcacGCAGTTGTACTTGGAGCTTTGATTTATTACAGCAACAGGATACAACAAAAGATCAGCCAAGGGAAAAGGCACCTGGAGCAGAGTACAGGGGAAACCAGGCCCAAGCTTCCAGAGCCCTCTCCCAGTGGGACCATGCAGGATGTGCTTAATTCCCCTAGCAACGATTTGTTCACAATATGTGTGAAATGTCTAGAAGGAAGCTTGTTAGAGGCTAAGTACCCAAGGTTTTAATGGGGGGCTGGTCATGTAGGCAGTCTTTTCCTGACTCCCAGAAGTAAAGGAGGTTTTCACCGTGAACCACATTGTTTGTAGAAACAGTTTAGAGCCAGTGAGCCAGTCTCATCAGTTCATGTGGGAACCTTCCCAATGAAATCGAAGTCTTCAGATGTCAGCCAAGGGCCAACCTTGCAAACAGCCCTTTCCAGGCCTACTAtattaactcttttctgcacaaAAACCATAGAGCTAGAGCTTTGGATGAGAGATGAATGAGGTGTGGGCAGATTTACCGGGCCCTGTTGTATGGGTTCTGCCCTACCAGGAAAACTCTGCCAGTTCTCAGGGCTTTTGTGCATTAATCTCCTAGGCATGAGAGGCTGTGACTGAATTCCATAGGGATTTACCATGTAGATTCCACTGGGCTTGAGATGCCAGTTCAGGTTTCAGCTCTGCTATACATACTGCAAACCAAAGACCAAATGTCCTGGCCTCAGGGTGATGAGGCtacttgtttttctccatttcagATACATTACCTGTTCCTCCTGTTACTACTTTTTCTCTGGAAAAGGTGCCACTCTCTCTGGATAATATATCATGGCAAGGCCCgtgttggaaagaaaaaatatttcttaatcagTAGTCTCTCAGCTAGGAAAAGCAAGAACGGAAGTGTAGAAGAAGGGCTTAGGAGTCGAGAATTCTTCGTTTCTTTGAACTAGTTTGGCTACTCACCTGCCAGATCATTTGGGCAGGTCACTTGTTTACTCTGCTTCAGTTTAAACCCCATTGTCAATTAAGGAAATACCCCGTTGTGAATTTCACAGAGACATTAGGTGGTGTTTTATTAATGCAGGTCTTTAATGTAGGGCTTTTATGGGAAAAAAGggaagttttatttgtttgttgtttatttattcatttgattgCATTGTTGAGACCAGTGGTGAGCGAGTAGCTCAGCTGATGAGCGAGGGTATGGGGATGTTGAAGTCAAGGCTGGACGTGAGTAGGAAGTATCAGCCCATTCAGTGGTAATCCTAGCCTAATGAGTGGTCTTGAAGATGGACGTCATTGTCTAGGTATGACCAAGTGGTTGGAACTGCATGAGGTCATCATTGCTCTGGGAAAAGCGGCTTTAAAGGCATGTTAACCGTGGGTCTTTTAAAATGACTGTCTTCAGGTTAAGGAGATTTGCTGGACATGAGAATAATCTGACAGTAGCAtctccatctctttttttctatgaTCAGTATCCCTGAAATGCTGGTTAGCTTCTTTCCAACAAAATTGTGGTCCAAGTAGGATGCTGGGGAATGCTGATTTTAGCAAAAGcctagttagaaaaaaaaaaaaaaaagtggcttggcacaaaagaaaaaaaaaaaaaagaaaaggaaaaagccgTCTCTTGAGTTTTGGCACAGTGCAAGCTGTCCCACACCAGACAAATGAATAGACTTAATCTGGTAccattcttctctccttccacctCAGAAGTGAAGGGATTGCAGACCTTGCTCTTTTAGGGGAACGTACTTAGGTTTCTTGAATTTCGAGAAACCTATCTAGTGATAAGGGAAGGAGAATCCctcatttcagcttttcttgcTGTTGTAGCTGAAAACTCTGAAGGAAACTCGCTGAgagaaaaatgtgaaatgaaGGTGACTCAGCAGTTAAGATGCTGAGTCTGTACATGAGAGGTACATGAAGGGCTAATTAACATGTGGTGTGGTTGGACTCATTTGCATTTAGATTACTATGTAATAGTCATTAACACTGCTCAAGAAGGATTTATATTTCAATGAGATTTGtactaaattttataaaaataaacaactttttaTCAACCCAGAGTCTGGCTTTATGTCTTTGTTCTGGTTCTGccagaagcttaaaaaaaaaaaggcttttggcCTGCAGAAACGTTGACCCATATTTATACTTATCGGTAAAATACTTCGTAGCTGTTCTTATCATCCACCATTCCTAATACTGCTTACTTTTTGAGGCAACAATCTACGTATAGAAAACAGTTTGCCAAAAGAAGGTGGAAgaacttaatttctttcttattttgccaCCTGTTTGAGCAGTTGCCTTGAGAATGATGATGTCCAGTTGGGTCCACAAAGACAGGCCCTTCGGCTGTCCTCGGACTCTGCTTCCCATGCCTGGAACAGTGTtagacacatagtaggtgctcaataagcagGTTGAAAGAATGGATGAAGGCATGAGGATGTAGTTTAGAATTACCCCCCATTGGAAAACGTTCTCAAAGAGCATGCACAGTGGATGGTGTcaccaatgtcatttttctagGTAAAGGACTAATGTCCCTGGGGCGTGTGTTCTGCTTAAATTGGTGTGACTCTTCTGAAGGTATTCTATACACAGACTCAAAACAGTCTAGAGCTATCAACGGCTGTTAAGAGGCTTTCAGGGACATTTTTTACCATTAGAGCTTTGTGCCTGAATATAgagattttcatcattaaaaaaaatagctctgGAGTGAATAACGACTGACTTAATTAAATCCTTTGCTTACCATCTTCTGAAGCTTTCCCACAGCAAATGCCCTCTTTGCTCACAGCTAGAACTTTGGGTCTGTTTAAGTTTGGAAAGATCTTGAAAGCAGCCTGCCAAGAGGTTTTGTATGCAAGGAAGAGAAGGTGAATTAGGAAACTTTCCCAGTTTG
Encoded here:
- the TLCD5 gene encoding TLC domain-containing protein 5 isoform X1 encodes the protein MTQCCFLRVHPLFFWFWSFHRRMALALCLQALCSLGGWLSLYISFCRLNNHRSYEWSCRLVTFTHGVLSIGLSAYIGFIDGPWPFTHPGSPNTPLQVHVLCFTLGYFIFDLGWCIYFQSEGALMLAHHTLSILGIIMALVLGESGTEVNAVLFGSEITNPLLQMRWFLRETGHYHSFTGDVVDFLFAALFTGVRIGVGAHLLFCEMVSPKPKWFVKVGGVAMYAVSWCFMVSIWRFAWRKSSKKYHTWRSRRSEERQVKHNGLLKTH
- the TLCD5 gene encoding TLC domain-containing protein 5 isoform X2 — translated: MALALCLQALCSLGGWLSLYISFCRLNNHRSYEWSCRLVTFTHGVLSIGLSAYIGFIDGPWPFTHPGSPNTPLQVHVLCFTLGYFIFDLGWCIYFQSEGALMLAHHTLSILGIIMALVLGESGTEVNAVLFGSEITNPLLQMRWFLRETGHYHSFTGDVVDFLFAALFTGVRIGVGAHLLFCEMVSPKPKWFVKVGGVAMYAVSWCFMVSIWRFAWRKSSKKYHTWRSRRSEERQVKHNGLLKTH
- the TLCD5 gene encoding TLC domain-containing protein 5 isoform X3, which gives rise to MLAHHTLSILGIIMALVLGESGTEVNAVLFGSEITNPLLQMRWFLRETGHYHSFTGDVVDFLFAALFTGVRIGVGAHLLFCEMVSPKPKWFVKVGGVAMYAVSWCFMVSIWRFAWRKSSKKYHTWRSRRSEERQVKHNGLLKTH